The DNA sequence TTCGATATCGCTATCGTCAAGGATCTGCTTCCCTTCCTCCGCATTCGTGCCCTGCAGACGCACGATAAGCGGTACCGTGATACCCACATTGTGAGCCGCTTCAACAACGCCGCGCGCGACCCGATCGCAGCGAACGATGCCACCAAAAATGTTCACGAGAATCGTCTTGACGTTGGGATCCTTGAGGATAATCCGGAAACCCGCCTCAACCGTCTCCGCACTTGCACTTCCGCCGACATCAAGAAAATTCGCCGGCTCACCGCCCGCGAGCTTGATCAAGTCCATCGTAGCCATCGCCAGACCGGCACCATTCACCATACAGCCGACATTTCCATCCAGCTTGACATAGTTCAGTCCGAAGTTCGTCGACTCGACCTCCAGTGGGTCCTCCTCATGAATGTCGCGCAGCTCCGCAAGCGCCGGATGCCTGAACAGAGCGTTTTCATCCAGACTGATTTTCGCATCGATGGCGAGCACATCGCCCTGCTTTGTGAGAACGAGCGGGTTGATTTCAGCCAAGGAGCAATCTGACTCTTCAAATGCTTTGTACAGGGCCGAGATAAACTTCGTGGCCGACTTGAGCGCCTGGCCTGTAAAACCTAGACCAAACGCGAGCGAACGCGCCTGATACGCACGAAGGCCAATCGCCGGGTCTACCCACTCCTTGAGAATCTTCTCTGGAGATTCTTCTGCTACCGATTCAATCTCTACCCCACCCTCGGTCGATGCCATGATCACGTTGGCATTCCGCTGGCGATCAAGGGTGACGCCGACGTAGAATTCCTTCTCGATATCGACCGCTTCGGCGATAAGGACCTTGCGCACCTTCTGGCCTTCGGGCCCCGTCTGATGGGTCTTCAGCATCATCCCGAGAATCGCCTCGGCTTTTTCTCTCACTCCTTCCACACCTCTGGCGAGCTTGACTCCGCCGCCTTTCCCGCGACCCCCGGCGTGGATTTGAGCCTTCACGACGAACAGGTCGTTTCCCGACTCGGCCGCGATCTTGCGGGCCGCTTCCACAGCCTCGTCAACCGTCGTCGCAACGGCCCCGGGTTGTGTCGTGACGCCGAATTTGAACAGGATCTCCTTCGCCTGATATTCGTGAAGCTTCATATGGCCGTATCTTGGATCGATTTGGGGAGTTTGAAAGTACGCTCCACCGGGCTACACATTCCAGCAAGAGCGAACCGTTCCGCCACCGAACGGCACGGTTTGCGACGTTTTTCGCGAGGCCTTGATGCTCACGACATTTGACAGGCACATCCTGAAGCGCTTTGTGCTCAGCGTCACCCTCCTCGTCGCTGCGCTGATCGTCTTCTTCATTGTCCTGCACTATGTAGAATACGTCGACGATTTCATGGACCGCGGGGCGCGCATGAGGGACGTGTTTCTCGTGTACTATCCCAATTATATCCCCGAGATCATAAAGCTTACGACCCCGCTTGCGGTGTTCATGTCGTGCGTGTACCTGACCGGACGCCTTGCCCAACAGTTGCAGCTCGCCGCGCTGCAGACCAGCGGCGTCTCTCTGCAGAGGCTTCTGCTGCCATACCTGAGCGCAGCCGTAGTCATCACCGGTTTCATGTTCTGGTTCAACGGTTATGTGGTGCCCGGGACAAATGCCGTTAGGCTCGACTTCGAAGAGCGCTACATGAAAGATGCTCCTCGCCAGATCGACGTCAA is a window from the Rhodothermales bacterium genome containing:
- the sucC gene encoding ADP-forming succinate--CoA ligase subunit beta; this translates as MKLHEYQAKEILFKFGVTTQPGAVATTVDEAVEAARKIAAESGNDLFVVKAQIHAGGRGKGGGVKLARGVEGVREKAEAILGMMLKTHQTGPEGQKVRKVLIAEAVDIEKEFYVGVTLDRQRNANVIMASTEGGVEIESVAEESPEKILKEWVDPAIGLRAYQARSLAFGLGFTGQALKSATKFISALYKAFEESDCSLAEINPLVLTKQGDVLAIDAKISLDENALFRHPALAELRDIHEEDPLEVESTNFGLNYVKLDGNVGCMVNGAGLAMATMDLIKLAGGEPANFLDVGGSASAETVEAGFRIILKDPNVKTILVNIFGGIVRCDRVARGVVEAAHNVGITVPLIVRLQGTNAEEGKQILDDSDIELRTATLFREAAEKVNEALTSVTA